A region of Paenibacillus sp. JNUCC-31 DNA encodes the following proteins:
- a CDS encoding MGDG synthase family glycosyltransferase, producing the protein MRKPRVLLLSEGFGTGHTQAAHALASGIKKISPHVHSRVIELGKFLNPTMAPLILSAYRKTLSVQPKLVSLLYRTQYNKSLNGFTKLALHRLFYTQTAQVVSQLKPDAVICTHPFPNAVISRLKRQGLNIPLYTLVTDYDVHATWINPEVNKYLVSTPQVKALLEIRGVEPSRIQITGIPVHPDFWEAGDKVGLRQEMGLQNMPTALLMGGGWGLSFDEEHMKALTSWADRVQLLFCLGSNEKMIAKLKEMSCFQHPNIRILGYTREVSKLMDVSDVLITKPGGMTCTEALAKGLPMLFVPPLPGQEEENCEYFVQAGYGQVIHSADVITNRFRELCDGTASVQAESQLKAVHKPSNKSSYDPTCCAQAVHDLLFPATAELTSAPKERFTAGIGATSLSGTRIPF; encoded by the coding sequence ATGCGAAAACCAAGAGTGCTCTTGTTATCCGAAGGTTTCGGCACCGGTCACACACAGGCCGCCCATGCGCTCGCAAGCGGCATTAAAAAAATTAGTCCACATGTGCATAGCCGGGTGATTGAGCTCGGCAAATTTTTGAATCCAACGATGGCTCCACTTATTCTGTCCGCATACCGGAAGACACTATCCGTTCAGCCCAAGCTGGTCAGTCTGCTGTATCGGACGCAGTATAACAAATCGCTGAACGGATTCACGAAATTGGCATTGCACCGGCTTTTCTATACGCAGACTGCTCAAGTCGTGTCCCAATTGAAACCCGATGCCGTCATTTGCACGCATCCTTTTCCGAATGCGGTCATCTCCCGGCTTAAGCGCCAGGGGCTCAATATTCCGCTGTACACGCTCGTCACAGACTACGACGTACATGCAACCTGGATCAATCCCGAGGTGAACAAATATCTGGTTTCCACACCACAGGTAAAGGCTCTTCTTGAAATCAGAGGTGTTGAACCCTCACGAATTCAAATTACCGGTATTCCTGTACATCCCGACTTCTGGGAAGCAGGAGACAAGGTGGGTCTACGGCAGGAAATGGGCCTCCAGAACATGCCTACTGCCCTGCTAATGGGCGGAGGATGGGGACTTTCTTTTGATGAAGAGCATATGAAGGCCCTCACTTCCTGGGCGGATCGCGTTCAGTTGCTGTTCTGTCTGGGAAGCAATGAGAAAATGATCGCAAAGCTGAAGGAGATGTCCTGCTTCCAGCATCCGAATATACGCATTCTGGGGTATACCCGGGAAGTCAGCAAACTGATGGATGTATCTGATGTACTGATTACGAAGCCAGGCGGCATGACCTGTACAGAAGCACTGGCAAAAGGATTACCGATGCTATTCGTACCTCCGTTGCCTGGTCAGGAAGAAGAAAACTGTGAATATTTTGTACAAGCCGGATACGGTCAGGTTATTCACTCTGCTGACGTCATTACCAACCGTTTCAGAGAGTTATGTGACGGAACTGCATCAGTTCAAGCTGAAAGTCAGCTGAAAGCAGTACACAAACCCAGCAACAAATCCAGCTATGATCCGACGTGCTGTGCCCAGGCTGTCCATGATTTATTGTTCCCGGCTACAGCCGAACTGACATCCGCGCCCAAGGAGCGCTTCACAGCCGGGATAGGAGCCACTTCGCTGTCAGGTACCCGAATCCCATTCTAG
- a CDS encoding TetR/AcrR family transcriptional regulator, with the protein MAPIDRRQQVIHAAAQSFAMFGYKATTMDQVAKIANVGKGTIYTFFTNKEQLFDQILVEVIQEMKNIAHREVHQESAFFDNLFRVLDSLLEFRRDHDLLVKLSQELKDFGTLQAKEGLEKVEKVISDFLARELEKARSNGEIRDCDPQVVAFMMIRLYIALTSDWSKQHEPLSKEEIKNYFRLFLMEGIAAAT; encoded by the coding sequence ATGGCTCCGATTGACAGGAGACAGCAGGTCATTCATGCAGCCGCGCAGTCGTTCGCCATGTTTGGATACAAGGCAACCACGATGGATCAGGTAGCGAAGATTGCAAACGTTGGTAAGGGAACGATCTACACTTTCTTTACGAATAAAGAACAATTGTTTGACCAAATCCTGGTGGAAGTGATTCAGGAAATGAAGAACATTGCTCACCGTGAAGTTCATCAGGAAAGTGCCTTTTTTGATAATCTGTTTCGTGTGCTTGATTCGTTGCTGGAATTTCGACGTGATCACGATTTGCTGGTTAAGTTGTCCCAGGAGCTTAAGGATTTTGGTACACTTCAGGCCAAGGAAGGTTTGGAAAAAGTGGAGAAGGTCATCTCCGATTTTCTGGCTCGTGAGCTTGAGAAGGCAAGAAGTAATGGAGAGATTCGCGACTGCGATCCACAGGTAGTAGCCTTTATGATGATTCGTTTGTACATCGCCCTCACCTCAGACTGGAGCAAGCAACACGAACCGCTGAGCAAGGAGGAAATCAAGAACTACTTTCGCCTTTTCTTAATGGAAGGAATTGCTGCCGCAACGTAG
- a CDS encoding YhgE/Pip family protein, with the protein MKSLSVFFKDVGSAVRNPKVLIPVIAIMFIPILYSGIYLAAYWDPYGHVDEMPVAVVNMDKGAELEGKSLHVGKDLIDELKKNADFKWDFVSASQAREGMENDKYYMQITIPENFSSQATTLLDDKPKPADLIYEPNGNYSFVGAQIGKTAIKDLKAKVSAKVTESYAETLLDKFSEVSDGLAEAGDGAGELNTGAGKLDDGAVKLKDNLAKLASGTLELQEGLSPLSDGVNALHTGATKLESGTTNLVSGLQQLQAAATSQLQSGADQLKDGSTKLENGLKSSVDGAGKLQAGLQSSEQGSAKLSEGLQSAVQGSGTLATGLQSAVDGSSKVADGAQGIADGLKQLAASNPELAASEDVQKLLAASAAVADGSKQLHESEQKLAAGADQLHQGNQQLAAGAAELHGGQKQLLAGANQLVDGQQQLLAGAGQLSQGGAKLSDGLKQFSGKLGEAASGGTLLADGAKQLGSGTTALQTGVGKLSGGVSSLTDGSKQLGDGAGKLADGLTELKDGSNELATKLNDAAQKTSEVKKTDDVVNMFAEPVNTSEDTAENVSNYGTGLTPFFLSIGLFVGSLISTIVLKMRETSVPGATGWNRFVSRTLVFGSMSIFQSVIVASFMLYGLGLETHSVPLFYLFTIITGLTFMLIVQALVTWLDLPGRYVVILLLVFQLAASAGTFPVELIPSWLQAFSPWLPMTHSIMGFKAVVSSGNFDVMWHQAGILAIYAGVSVLLTLAFFLWNGRRPKKEAEMAESGQVVTA; encoded by the coding sequence ATGAAATCTTTATCCGTGTTTTTCAAGGATGTGGGATCGGCCGTGAGAAACCCGAAAGTATTGATCCCCGTTATCGCCATTATGTTTATTCCGATTTTGTATAGCGGTATCTATTTGGCCGCTTACTGGGACCCGTACGGTCATGTGGATGAAATGCCTGTTGCCGTTGTCAATATGGATAAGGGCGCCGAGTTGGAGGGCAAGTCGCTGCATGTTGGGAAGGACCTCATTGATGAGCTGAAGAAAAATGCAGATTTTAAATGGGACTTTGTCAGTGCCAGTCAGGCCAGAGAAGGCATGGAAAATGACAAATATTATATGCAAATCACGATCCCGGAAAACTTCTCATCCCAGGCCACCACGCTGCTTGATGACAAGCCCAAGCCAGCTGACCTGATCTACGAACCGAATGGTAATTACAGTTTCGTGGGCGCACAGATTGGCAAGACGGCAATCAAGGATCTGAAAGCCAAGGTGTCAGCCAAAGTTACAGAATCCTATGCGGAGACGCTGCTCGACAAATTCTCCGAAGTATCCGACGGATTGGCTGAAGCTGGCGACGGCGCAGGCGAGTTGAATACAGGTGCAGGCAAATTGGATGACGGAGCCGTGAAGCTCAAGGATAATCTGGCGAAGCTGGCTTCCGGAACACTGGAACTTCAGGAAGGATTATCCCCATTAAGTGATGGAGTCAATGCCCTGCACACGGGTGCAACCAAACTAGAAAGTGGAACAACGAATCTGGTATCCGGGTTGCAGCAGCTTCAAGCGGCGGCTACGAGTCAGCTTCAGAGCGGTGCAGACCAGTTGAAGGATGGTAGTACAAAGCTCGAAAATGGACTGAAATCTTCCGTGGACGGCGCAGGCAAGTTGCAAGCAGGGTTGCAGTCGTCCGAGCAGGGCAGCGCGAAACTGTCCGAGGGTCTGCAAAGTGCAGTACAAGGCAGCGGCACATTGGCAACTGGTCTGCAATCGGCAGTAGACGGCAGTAGCAAGGTGGCTGACGGTGCTCAGGGCATTGCTGACGGGTTAAAGCAGCTTGCTGCATCGAACCCGGAACTGGCAGCCAGCGAGGATGTGCAGAAGTTGCTTGCAGCCAGCGCAGCTGTTGCAGACGGAAGCAAGCAGCTGCATGAGAGCGAGCAGAAGCTGGCAGCAGGTGCGGATCAACTGCACCAGGGAAATCAGCAGCTGGCAGCAGGTGCAGCCGAGCTGCACGGAGGGCAGAAGCAGCTTCTGGCGGGTGCGAACCAACTGGTGGATGGTCAGCAGCAGTTGCTGGCGGGCGCCGGACAGCTTAGCCAAGGCGGAGCAAAGCTCTCCGATGGCCTCAAGCAGTTCAGTGGCAAGCTCGGCGAAGCTGCAAGTGGCGGTACGCTGCTCGCAGATGGAGCCAAACAACTGGGCTCGGGAACAACTGCCCTGCAAACGGGTGTAGGCAAGCTTAGCGGTGGCGTGAGTTCACTCACAGACGGTTCCAAGCAACTGGGTGACGGAGCAGGCAAACTGGCTGACGGTCTCACTGAGCTGAAAGATGGATCGAATGAGCTGGCTACCAAACTGAATGATGCAGCTCAAAAAACATCAGAAGTCAAGAAAACAGACGACGTGGTAAACATGTTCGCAGAACCTGTGAATACGTCAGAGGACACCGCAGAGAATGTGAGCAATTACGGTACAGGGTTGACGCCGTTCTTCCTGTCCATCGGTTTGTTTGTAGGATCACTGATTTCTACGATTGTGTTGAAAATGCGTGAAACCTCTGTACCGGGTGCAACAGGCTGGAATCGTTTTGTCAGCCGTACACTGGTATTTGGCTCCATGAGCATTTTCCAATCGGTGATCGTTGCAAGCTTCATGTTATACGGTCTTGGACTGGAGACACACAGCGTTCCGCTGTTCTATCTGTTCACGATCATTACGGGACTGACCTTCATGTTGATTGTTCAGGCCCTTGTAACTTGGCTTGATCTGCCTGGACGTTATGTCGTCATATTGTTGTTGGTCTTCCAGCTGGCAGCAAGTGCGGGTACCTTCCCGGTAGAGTTGATTCCATCGTGGCTGCAAGCATTTAGCCCTTGGTTACCAATGACGCACAGCATTATGGGCTTCAAGGCCGTTGTATCGAGTGGCAATTTCGATGTGATGTGGCATCAGGCTGGAATTCTGGCCATCTATGCGGGTGTATCTGTGCTGTTAACCTTGGCTTTCTTCCTTTGGAACGGCAGACGTCCCAAAAAAGAAGCCGAAATGGCCGAATCCGGTCAAGTCGTGACGGCTTAA
- the gltB gene encoding glutamate synthase large subunit, whose amino-acid sequence MRHIGLPPKQGLYDPQFEKDACGMGFVANIKGVPSHDIVSQALTMLSNMEHRGGQGSEPNSGDGAGILIQIPHRYFAQEAERLGFALPEQGFYGVGMLFLSQNPEIRSAHEESLKNIIEEEGQTFLGFRDVPTFDEMLGRSALAAKPYVRQVFIGRSADIKDELGFERKLYVIRRRAELAIRYSADEAEGGSFYLPSLSCRKIVYKGMLTTEQVGQFYLDLQENLVESAIALVHSRFSTNTFPSWERAHPYRFMIHNGEINTMRGNVNWMHARQSLFESELFGNDISKVKPVINPDGSDTAMFDNTLEFLYLSGRSLPHVAMMMVPEPWSTDEGMDPAKKAFYEYHSTMMEPWDGPAAMAFTDGLQIGATLDRNGLRPARYYVTKDDRIILSSEVGVLDIAPEEILYKDRLRPGRMLLVDTEQGRIIADEEVKALIAAENPYQDWLDEHLMDLNELPDAPELPDPKHDNVTQLQLAYGYTFEELRKVLEPMASTGMEATGSMGYDAPLAVLSDRPQRLYNYFKQMFAQVTNPPIDAIREEIVTSTATTIGPERNLLNPEPESCRQIRLDTPVLSNEDFAKIRHVRRPGFRSMTIPIFFTAKEGAEGLRKAMELLFEAADRVIDKGHNILILSDRGVDAENAAIPALLAVAGLHHHLIRKGTRTKVSILLESAEPRDIHHYALLLGYGVSAVNPYLAFETLDDMIQQGLLRGISHEKAVKNYIKAATKGVIKILSKMGISTIQSYRGAQIFEAVGLKSDFVDRYFTWTPSRIGGIGLEEVAAEALTHHNRAFTDKDGNDKVLDSGGEYQWRNDGEEHLFNPQTIHTLQHAVRTGDYKLYKKYSKLVQGENDQLLTIRSMLKLKPVGPAIPLDEVESVEDIMRRFKTGAMSFGSISKEAHEDLAIAMNRVGGKSNTGEGGEDPARFIKDSNGDSRRSAIKQVASGRFGVTSNYLVNADEIQIKMAQGAKPGEGGQLPGRKVYPWVAEVRGSTPGVGLISPPPHHDIYSIEDLAELIYDLKNANPRAEINVKLVSEVGVGTIAAGVAKGRADIILVSGYDGGTGASPQGSIRHAGMPWELGLAETHQTLMLNNLRDRVVLETDGKMLNGRDLAIAALLGAEEYGFSTAPLVALGCIMMRVCQMDTCPVGVATQNPELRKNYTGDPAHVVNFMRFVAEDVREIMADLGFRTIQEMVGRTDCLETVEAVDHWKKKGVDLSVLLHVPEMPEGSARYRTQHQNHQLEETLDMQKLLPLAQPALESGQPVEAVLPITNVNRAVGTILGSEITRKYGLAGLPEDTIQFKFVGSAGQSFGAFVPKGMTLTVEGDSNDYVGKGLSGGKLIVMPSPKATFDAEDNIIIGNTALYGATSGEAYIRGIAGERFAVRNSGAKVVVEGVGDHGCEYMTGGRVVVLGDTGRNFAAGMSGGIAYVYDPEGTFLKRCNLEMVLLERIEDVSESADLRGMIQRHVANTGSAAGQRILDNWQQSVDQFVRVIPKDFKRMTEQIERIQATGLTGEAALLAAFEANMRELARAGG is encoded by the coding sequence ATGAGACACATCGGATTACCTCCCAAACAGGGTCTGTATGACCCACAGTTCGAAAAAGATGCATGCGGCATGGGTTTTGTTGCCAATATCAAAGGAGTACCTTCACACGACATTGTAAGTCAGGCACTGACCATGCTCAGTAACATGGAGCACCGCGGAGGACAGGGAAGCGAACCCAATTCCGGTGACGGAGCCGGTATTCTGATCCAGATTCCACACCGCTATTTTGCACAGGAAGCGGAACGTCTCGGCTTTGCATTGCCAGAACAGGGATTCTATGGTGTGGGGATGCTATTCCTTTCCCAGAACCCTGAGATTCGCAGCGCACATGAAGAGAGCCTCAAGAACATCATTGAAGAAGAAGGCCAGACGTTCCTGGGTTTCCGTGATGTACCTACTTTTGATGAAATGCTGGGACGCTCTGCACTTGCAGCGAAGCCTTATGTACGTCAGGTGTTCATTGGCAGATCGGCGGATATTAAGGATGAATTGGGATTTGAACGGAAGCTGTACGTCATTCGCAGACGTGCAGAGTTGGCTATTCGTTATTCGGCGGATGAAGCTGAAGGTGGTTCGTTCTACCTGCCAAGCTTGTCCTGTCGCAAAATCGTATACAAAGGCATGCTGACAACCGAACAGGTTGGACAGTTCTACCTGGATCTTCAGGAAAATCTCGTCGAATCCGCAATTGCGCTCGTTCACTCCCGCTTCAGTACGAATACATTCCCGAGCTGGGAACGTGCGCACCCGTATCGTTTCATGATCCACAACGGTGAGATCAATACGATGCGTGGCAACGTGAACTGGATGCATGCACGCCAGTCGTTGTTCGAGAGTGAATTGTTCGGTAATGATATCTCCAAAGTAAAACCGGTTATCAATCCGGATGGTTCGGATACGGCGATGTTTGATAACACACTGGAGTTTCTGTATCTGAGCGGCCGTTCATTGCCACATGTGGCCATGATGATGGTTCCGGAGCCTTGGAGCACAGATGAGGGAATGGACCCTGCCAAAAAGGCATTCTACGAATACCACAGCACGATGATGGAACCTTGGGATGGACCGGCAGCGATGGCCTTTACCGACGGTTTGCAGATCGGTGCAACACTTGACCGTAATGGTCTGCGTCCTGCACGTTATTATGTAACAAAGGACGACCGCATTATTTTGTCCTCCGAGGTTGGGGTGCTTGATATCGCGCCAGAAGAAATTCTCTACAAAGACCGCCTGCGTCCAGGACGTATGCTGCTTGTAGATACAGAGCAAGGCCGCATCATTGCTGATGAGGAAGTAAAAGCACTCATTGCAGCAGAAAATCCATATCAGGATTGGCTCGATGAGCATCTGATGGATCTGAATGAGCTGCCGGACGCACCGGAGCTGCCTGATCCAAAACATGATAATGTGACCCAGCTTCAACTGGCCTATGGATATACATTTGAAGAATTACGCAAAGTGTTGGAGCCGATGGCTTCAACAGGAATGGAAGCTACGGGTTCCATGGGTTATGATGCACCGCTGGCGGTACTGTCGGATCGTCCGCAGCGGTTGTATAACTACTTCAAGCAAATGTTTGCCCAAGTCACCAACCCGCCGATTGATGCGATTCGTGAAGAGATTGTCACGTCAACGGCAACAACGATTGGACCTGAGCGGAACTTGCTGAACCCTGAACCCGAGAGCTGTCGCCAGATTCGTCTGGATACACCGGTATTGTCGAATGAGGACTTCGCGAAGATTCGCCACGTTCGTCGTCCGGGCTTCCGTTCGATGACAATCCCGATCTTCTTTACAGCCAAAGAAGGCGCAGAAGGACTTCGCAAAGCGATGGAACTGCTCTTCGAAGCTGCGGATCGTGTCATTGACAAAGGTCATAACATTCTGATCCTATCCGACCGTGGTGTGGATGCCGAGAATGCGGCTATTCCAGCATTGCTGGCAGTAGCAGGTTTGCATCATCATCTGATTCGTAAAGGAACCAGAACCAAAGTCAGCATTTTGCTGGAATCGGCAGAGCCGCGTGATATTCATCATTATGCTTTGTTGCTTGGTTACGGCGTAAGTGCCGTGAATCCTTATCTGGCGTTTGAAACGCTGGATGACATGATTCAGCAGGGACTGCTGCGTGGCATCTCGCATGAAAAAGCTGTCAAAAACTATATCAAAGCCGCTACCAAGGGCGTTATTAAAATATTGTCCAAAATGGGAATTTCGACGATTCAATCCTATCGTGGAGCTCAAATCTTTGAAGCCGTAGGTCTGAAATCGGACTTCGTTGACCGTTACTTCACCTGGACGCCTTCCCGAATTGGCGGGATTGGACTGGAAGAAGTGGCAGCGGAAGCGTTGACCCATCATAACCGTGCCTTTACGGACAAAGACGGCAATGACAAAGTGCTGGACTCCGGCGGTGAATACCAATGGCGTAACGACGGAGAGGAGCATCTGTTCAATCCGCAAACGATCCATACACTGCAACATGCAGTACGTACCGGGGATTACAAACTGTATAAAAAGTATTCCAAACTTGTGCAAGGCGAAAATGATCAGTTGCTGACCATTCGTTCCATGCTGAAGTTGAAACCGGTCGGTCCTGCAATTCCATTGGATGAAGTTGAATCTGTGGAAGACATCATGCGCCGTTTCAAAACAGGGGCAATGTCCTTCGGTTCGATTAGCAAAGAGGCACACGAAGATCTCGCTATCGCCATGAACCGTGTTGGTGGTAAATCCAATACAGGTGAAGGCGGTGAAGATCCGGCTCGCTTCATTAAAGACAGCAACGGTGATTCTCGCCGCAGTGCGATCAAACAGGTGGCATCCGGTCGTTTCGGAGTTACGTCCAACTATCTGGTCAATGCCGACGAGATTCAAATCAAGATGGCACAGGGAGCGAAACCGGGTGAAGGTGGACAGCTGCCAGGACGTAAAGTGTATCCTTGGGTCGCTGAAGTTCGTGGGTCTACACCAGGTGTTGGTCTGATTTCTCCACCGCCGCATCACGATATCTACTCGATTGAAGATCTGGCAGAATTGATCTATGACTTGAAAAATGCCAATCCTCGTGCAGAGATCAATGTAAAACTCGTGTCAGAAGTCGGTGTGGGTACAATCGCTGCAGGTGTTGCCAAAGGACGTGCTGACATTATTCTTGTCAGTGGTTATGACGGAGGTACGGGTGCATCTCCGCAAGGTTCGATTCGTCATGCGGGAATGCCTTGGGAGCTGGGCCTTGCAGAGACACATCAAACACTGATGCTGAACAATCTGCGTGACCGTGTCGTATTGGAAACGGACGGAAAAATGCTTAACGGTCGTGACCTGGCCATTGCAGCACTGCTTGGAGCCGAAGAGTATGGTTTCTCTACAGCTCCACTCGTTGCACTTGGCTGTATCATGATGCGTGTTTGCCAAATGGATACATGTCCAGTCGGGGTAGCGACACAAAATCCGGAGCTGCGTAAAAATTACACAGGTGATCCAGCTCATGTCGTCAACTTCATGCGTTTTGTTGCGGAAGATGTTCGCGAAATTATGGCTGATCTTGGTTTCCGTACCATCCAGGAGATGGTAGGCCGTACAGATTGCCTTGAAACCGTGGAAGCTGTCGATCATTGGAAGAAAAAAGGTGTAGATCTGTCTGTCCTGCTGCATGTGCCTGAAATGCCGGAAGGCTCTGCACGTTACCGTACACAGCATCAGAACCACCAGTTGGAAGAAACGTTGGATATGCAAAAGTTGCTGCCATTGGCACAGCCAGCGCTCGAATCCGGTCAGCCGGTAGAAGCAGTACTTCCAATTACAAACGTTAACCGTGCGGTAGGTACCATCTTGGGCAGTGAGATCACTCGCAAATATGGCCTCGCAGGATTGCCGGAAGATACGATTCAATTCAAATTTGTCGGCTCTGCCGGACAAAGCTTTGGGGCCTTTGTACCTAAAGGCATGACCTTGACCGTTGAAGGGGACTCCAATGACTACGTGGGTAAAGGATTGTCCGGAGGTAAACTGATTGTGATGCCTTCACCAAAAGCAACATTTGATGCAGAGGATAACATCATCATTGGTAACACTGCTCTGTATGGAGCAACAAGTGGTGAAGCCTACATTCGCGGAATCGCAGGTGAGCGGTTCGCCGTGCGGAACTCGGGGGCCAAAGTGGTTGTCGAGGGTGTGGGTGACCATGGTTGTGAATACATGACGGGCGGACGTGTCGTCGTTCTGGGGGATACAGGTCGTAACTTTGCAGCCGGGATGTCTGGAGGGATTGCTTACGTTTATGATCCGGAAGGTACATTCCTGAAACGTTGTAACCTGGAAATGGTACTTTTGGAGCGTATCGAAGATGTGTCCGAAAGTGCAGATCTAAGGGGCATGATCCAGCGCCACGTTGCCAATACAGGCAGTGCGGCTGGTCAGCGCATTCTGGATAACTGGCAGCAATCGGTTGATCAATTCGTTCGGGTTATACCGAAGGACTTCAAACGGATGACTGAGCAGATTGAACGGATTCAGGCGACGGGACTGACCGGAGAGGCGGCCCTGCTGGCTGCCTTTGAAGCCAACATGCGTGAACTCGCACGTGCTGGTGGTTAA
- a CDS encoding helix-turn-helix domain-containing protein, whose amino-acid sequence MSYGNRIAELREQRGLTQEELASSIHITRAALSHYEKNRRKPDFEVLTRLADIFGVSIDYLIGRTKQSDVVMDEDVREFVDSLELSDKEVLERFGLMIDGKPLTEEEARRFIAFVRMERSMD is encoded by the coding sequence ATGAGCTACGGAAATCGCATTGCTGAATTAAGGGAACAGCGGGGACTTACTCAAGAAGAACTTGCGAGCTCCATTCATATTACAAGAGCTGCTCTCTCCCACTACGAGAAGAACCGACGTAAACCGGATTTCGAAGTGTTAACGAGGCTTGCTGACATTTTTGGCGTATCCATTGATTATCTCATTGGTCGTACCAAACAAAGTGATGTCGTCATGGATGAGGATGTTCGGGAATTTGTCGACTCCCTTGAATTATCGGATAAGGAAGTGCTGGAACGCTTCGGCCTGATGATTGATGGTAAACCCTTGACCGAAGAAGAGGCTCGTCGTTTCATTGCTTTTGTCCGGATGGAACGCAGTATGGATTAA
- a CDS encoding tyrosine-protein phosphatase has translation MVEMHCHILSGLDDGPVHMEQSIAMAEKAAASGITSIIATPHHLNGQYNNQPNVVNQAVDLLRAELRKSNIRLEIRPGQEIRVHDNLIGDLYAGKCCTLAGSRYMLLELPFGHIPSQFPGILHELRIAGIIPIIAHPERNRLIQNNPDLLVEYLGQGALCQITAQSVLGLFGRKVQRWCFHFCKENGFHFISSDAHNMEERTFTMKAAYHLLERRFGNQLVQNLQNNARSVWNNQIVKLEVPVIKKRSVLFWKRAKHV, from the coding sequence ATGGTTGAAATGCACTGCCACATTTTATCCGGTCTGGATGATGGCCCTGTTCATATGGAACAGTCCATTGCGATGGCTGAGAAGGCGGCAGCCTCAGGAATTACCTCGATCATTGCTACTCCGCATCACCTGAACGGGCAGTACAACAATCAACCCAACGTGGTTAATCAGGCAGTGGATCTGCTTCGAGCAGAACTTCGCAAAAGCAACATTCGCTTGGAGATCCGCCCCGGACAGGAGATCAGGGTGCATGATAACCTGATTGGAGACTTATATGCAGGAAAATGCTGCACACTCGCCGGGAGTCGTTATATGTTGCTGGAATTGCCCTTTGGCCATATTCCCTCGCAGTTCCCCGGGATACTCCATGAACTTAGAATAGCGGGTATCATTCCAATCATCGCTCATCCCGAACGCAATCGTCTAATTCAAAATAATCCTGATTTGTTGGTTGAATATCTTGGGCAAGGTGCTCTATGTCAAATTACGGCCCAATCAGTCCTAGGACTTTTCGGACGAAAAGTTCAGAGATGGTGTTTTCATTTTTGCAAAGAAAACGGATTTCATTTCATTTCATCAGATGCTCACAATATGGAAGAGCGGACGTTTACAATGAAAGCCGCGTATCACCTGCTTGAACGCCGATTTGGAAATCAACTGGTTCAAAACTTGCAAAATAATGCGCGCTCGGTATGGAATAACCAAATCGTAAAGCTTGAAGTGCCCGTGATTAAGAAACGCAGCGTATTATTCTGGAAACGGGCTAAACATGTATAG
- a CDS encoding YveK family protein, protein MELKEYMQILRKRIWIIIAFVAVACIGAGVKNYFLTVPIYEANAKLIVNQAYNAQGVPSLDIGSIQTNIKVINSYMEIIKSSAILDKVAATYPDLGMNSNQLGQSIRVTTANESQVMSLTATGLSSEKAAKTVNAVAKVFKSQIPVIMKVDNVTILSEAKPTDSSKPINVNPVMNILISFLVGLLLSIGFIFLLEYLDDTMKTEDELEKELGIPALAVISRIRKEEGRFSKQSTTSQKQVGDGQYATVNQ, encoded by the coding sequence ATGGAGCTAAAAGAGTACATGCAAATTTTGCGCAAACGAATTTGGATTATCATTGCTTTTGTTGCTGTTGCTTGTATTGGCGCAGGTGTTAAAAATTATTTTTTGACTGTACCGATTTATGAGGCGAATGCCAAATTAATAGTTAACCAGGCATATAATGCCCAAGGTGTGCCAAGCCTTGATATTGGTTCAATTCAAACCAACATTAAAGTGATTAATTCCTATATGGAGATCATTAAATCTTCGGCAATCCTCGATAAAGTAGCTGCTACATACCCCGATCTTGGCATGAACAGCAACCAACTGGGCCAAAGCATTCGGGTAACCACCGCGAATGAATCCCAGGTTATGAGTTTGACCGCCACCGGTTTATCTTCTGAAAAAGCGGCGAAAACCGTAAATGCAGTTGCCAAAGTATTCAAATCCCAAATCCCCGTAATCATGAAAGTTGACAACGTAACTATTTTGAGTGAAGCCAAACCTACAGATTCCTCCAAACCCATCAATGTAAATCCAGTTATGAACATCCTGATCAGTTTCCTTGTTGGCCTTCTATTATCTATAGGATTTATATTCCTGTTGGAATACTTGGACGACACCATGAAGACGGAGGATGAATTGGAGAAAGAACTGGGTATACCTGCACTTGCTGTGATCTCCAGAATCAGAAAAGAAGAGGGTCGTTTTTCCAAGCAATCAACAACATCTCAAAAACAGGTAGGTGATGGCCAGTATGCCACGGTTAACCAATGA